The genomic stretch accGTGGCCAGATCAGACATTATCTTAATGAATGGGAAAGCAGGCTCATCAGGCCAGATGGTCTAGTCCTCCCATTACTTTTGTTTTATAGTTTTTGTTGAGTGCATTTGGGTTCCTATTATTGCTATGTTAGTCCATTCTCAATATCTCTGCAATCATATCGAAAACCTGAACTATTGAAGGATAAGAAACATGGTTGTAGAGAtggaaagaatattttttttagagGAACCAATGTTATTTGTAGTGTATTGAAATATAGTTTATGTTTATATAATTGAAGTTAGTTGGGCTTGGATGCAGAAGTAGGAAAAGTAATTAAGGTATTAAAATAAAAAGTATGAACTAAGAATTTatttttatccaaaattctgCATTTGAAGATGGAATGGAATTAAAATAATGAAATCAAAAAAGACATTTTAATAGCTTACGTGGCATTGAGAAAAGAGATGTGAGAAATTCTAAAAAGGAATAATGAAGTGGCACCAATGTTGAATGTTGTGAACACGCCATATTGTTGGTAAAAAGACAAAATATTTCCTGAAAATagaggagaatgaagggagaacTGCATAAGAAATCCTATTTGATAAATTCTCATTTTGAAATTGCTAACGGTGCGTTGGATAGTAGAAAAATGCAATTGcaaatactggaaatctgaaataaaacagggtggaaatactcaggtcaggccgcatctgtagagagagaaaaacagttgaTATTTGAGGTCTGATCTTTCAGGATATACAATTACTTGTGATATCTTGAactgaggattttttttaaagggggaagaaaaagaatgacAATAAGTAAATCCCTTTCAATCACTGGAATAGCACAAGGATCCTGTGTGGTCCTGGGTAACTTCTTATCTCTATCAATGATGACAAGCTGTTGAAATATAATGCACTCGGGTTTGCTGTTGATACAAAGCAAGATGGGAACATAAGGGAATGATGCAGCATTCAAATAAGTGTCGACAGGAATGTAGCACATGTGAAGTTTCTACTTCGGCAAAtgagtagaacattacagcacaattcaggccctttggcccacaacatTATGATAATCTTTATAAATCTGCTCAacgatctaaaccttccctacctcatagccATAACCCTCAATGTTCCTAAGAATgctttaaatgttcctattgtaccagtcttcaCCATTTCAAGCATCCACTGCACTAGgtgcaaaaggaaaaaaaaacatatccctgatgtctcccctaaactttgttCCACTCAGCTTAAACGGTTGTCCTCTGATATTTGATATTGTTGCCCttggaaaaaggtgttggctgtccaccctatctatgcctctataatcttgtggacctcttattaagtcacctctcatccttcttcgcaccaaagagaaaagtcctacctttgttaactttgcctcaaaagattcattctccaatccaggcaccgTACTGGTAAATCTTCGCACCTTCTCCATAGCatgcacatccttcctgtaatgaggtgaccagaactgaacataatattctaagtgttctatacagctgcaacattggCTAAAGACTCTTGATCCcagtcccctgactaatgaaggccagaagtCCATGTCTTCTTAACAACATGTGCCATCCCTCTTCTTCCACacagttaagaatcctgccattaaccatatactccaCCTTTAAATTTGACCCAAAAGGCATCATTCACatttaactggattgaactccatttgccacttctctgtccaactctgcattttACTCTTGATATTTATTCAGAAGGACCCAgtttacataaaaatgctggagaaattcagcaaatcTCACAGCATTCTTTATATACACTTCATACCTAAAGTACTAAGTATATATTTGAACTTATTACCTTGAAAATATTCTTACCGTAGATGTACAACACAAATTCAATTAGAATAAACTGGCCTTTCAttcctggattttaaaaaattccattcttaaTGCAATAAATAAGCCTAAAGGCTTGGCAGATTGGAATACTGAGAATAATGACTGGAGCTTTTGACCAATGCCAGCATTAATGACTTGGCATGTTGCTCTGTTTGTGTCCTCGTTTTTGTTACATGTATGAGTCTAAGGTAGTGGCAGTATGTCCTGACCTGCTGCTTTTGCTCTATGTTGGTGAACTCCTTGAGGTGCAGTATAAATTTCTACTTGCCTGATAAGCTTGTGCCAGTTTTTAAAAGATCCAAGTTTTTGTTTTCGTCAGTGTCAATTCTGACAGCTAGTTAGTTAGGGGGGAGCTGTCAAAAGGTTCCTGCATTGCCTGCTTAGAACTTTATACCTGGGGTAAACTGGAAGAAACTTGTGGTCCAGTGATTGGCAGCTGGAAGTCTGTGGTCACATCATTTCCTTTGGTTTGGAAATCTAGAAGTAGGTACAGGCAATCACCAGGTTATGAACGAGTTCCGTTATCTGGGTCTGTCCATAAGCCGAATTTGTGGACAAGACGGAACAGGGTACTTACGGTTCTTAATTAGCCTTCATGAGGTAAGGTGCATTATGCACATGTGCCATTTGGGGGCATTTATGCGTGTGcgaattgggaaacagtctgttCGTAAGTACAAGTTGTTCATAACCTGGATGTtcataacccagggactgcctgtatcaCCATGTCTGAAAGAGTGTATTGGTCATTTAGAAGTGGAACAAGAAATGTATTCGCTCAAAGTGTGATGAACAGTGGAGGTTGAATATATCCAAGCATTGTTAAATTATTAGATTTTTGATTTTGCTGGATTGAAGAGATGGTGCATTTAGATAGCACTGAAGTAGAACTGTTGAGCGCTTAAAGAAAGAGAAGGCTCAAAAGTTCTGATGACCGAACTCTGCTTTAATTATATTATGCTTTTGTACTTCCAATACAGGTGAAAAGCCCCATAGGTGCCATTTGTGTCCATTTGCTTCAGCTTATGAACGTCATCTTGAAGCACACATGCGCTCACATAGAGGTGAAAAACCATACAAATGTGAGCTTTGTTCATTTCGTTGCAGTGATCAAAGTAACTTATCTCACCATCGTAGACGCAGACATAAACTTCTTCCACTGAAAGGACGCAGGACGTCTTTGACCAATAAAAGAATGATGGGAATCTTACAGAAAAAGTCTGGCTACTCCCTGAGTTATGGGAGAAGACCAATGATTAATTTCAGTTCTCTGCCAATGCTGGTGCAGAAGACAGATTACCTTGATGAATTTTCTCATAACCTACCAGCTGAATCTTATGAGAGTCTTGGAAAGGCTCAGACAAGTGGAATCTCAAGGGATATTCAGGACATGGTTGATAATCCATTAAACCAGCTATCTGCTTTAGCTGGCCAGCTTTCCAGCCTTGCACATGATGACCAAGCTCCAGCATCTTCTGATGTCGCATCTTGCAGGGATGAAAAACCATATGTGACACAAATTTCTATTGCACCAAATGTTTCCACTGTGGTTTCAAGTGTGGCACAGAGCTCCTCCAATGTTAGTCCTGACAGACATCCAGTGCATAATCAGAGAAACTTCAGTCCTGTAGCAGGACCAAGTAGTGAGCACAGTGCTCACATGAGCTCACCATGCATGACGAACAGCCAACCTAGCACCCCTACTCCTCCAATTCAAGTCCAGGACCCCCAGCTTTTGCATCATTGTCAACACTGTGATATGTATTTTGCAGACAATATCCTTTACACCATCCATATGGGGTGCCATGGGTATGAGAACCCATTTCAATGTAACATATGTGGATGCAAATGTAAAAATCAATACGACTTTGCTTGTCACTTTGCTAGAGGTCAGCATAAACAAATTTAATGTTATTTGTATGAATAAagcattaaatttttttttcccaaaggaaGTAGCTTTCTCCTGTATGAATCTATTGGCCAAATTGTTCTTTTTATCCAAAAATACAGACCAGTGagattattttatttcattttccatatTCCTCATGTTCTGATCATTCTAATACGTAGTCTACTTGCCCCGAGTTGTCATTTAAATATGAAATTTCAAAATGTTACATGTGAAGATCATTGAAAAATGTGAAGAATTGAAACTAGACAATGGTTGAGAGACCTTGAACAGGATTTGTATTTTCTCCAGCTGGCAAAATGATGTGGTATGATTCTTAAAGTTTCTCATTCAAAACAAGATGGTACAGCAGGCTAGAAGGGACATGGGAGCCATTCAGATCAATACTGATCATGTCCACGTTTGTGATTTCTTGTGTATGCCCCTGAAGTAGGATGCATTGGATATTTCCAACTATCCAATTTGTGGGTATTGAGCCCAATTACGGAGTTTATATATAAAGATTTTAGAAGCGTCTCATGGGTTTCAGTAATATGATTACAACAAATATTTGGTTCCATTAACATTATAAAGTTCTGTTTTTGAATGAGCTTTTATagattttataaaatattacaaatttaaaactcatGTGAAGATAGAATTTAACAGTTAAATTtgcattcttatttattttttttaattgtctgtTTTGAAGGTACCCTTAGTTTTGATTTTTGTCTTGTCTTTCTTGCCACATTTCTAGCCACATGTAATCACTAGATGAAATTGAATTCTGAAAGTTGCCATCTGTCCCAAGCAGTGCACTGAAAAATAGCAACCTGTCCAGCTGGATTCTAATTCATCTTAAGTTATTAAAACTTTAAATCTTTGTTATTTTGTTTATTGCACAAGTTTATTTTTCCCTGACCTATCTTGCACCAAACAGTGCCAAAGGCAACTGTGATTATAATGCCCTTGGGGTCATTTGGAAATAAATGTATTGTTGTTTGTGGGTCTTTTATGCTTTCACATGTGTTGAATGTTATTGCAAAGATTGATGCAGGGACCATAATTATTCACTAAAGCAATTTAAACCAAGAAGAAATATAAtgatagtttattgtcatatttatTTTACAATGTACATCTGCTCCaacattcttatttgctgcagctgaacaggtttaTCACCACAAAacatctcaaagcacttcatgagtGACAATGAGCAAAATTTGGAATTATCTGGCAGGGGAGAACTAAGTGCAGTTATGTATGCAAAACCTGGCAtggtagggcagcacggttggtgtagcggttagtgcaatgcctttggagagccagtgattggggagtgggaccggggtttgagtcccgtgctgtctttaaggagtttgtatattctccctgtgtttgtgggttttctccaggagctccggtttcctctcaccgttcaaaaaaatgtatcgggggtgtaggttaatggagggTAAATAGGTGGCatagctgttactgtgctgtttgtctaaatttaaatttaaaaggtaTAAATTTCAAAATTTAGTGCCTTGGTACATGAATTCACAGCCACTAATGGCAAGAACAATTAAATTCAAGGAGAATAGAGGTGAGCAAAGAGCACAGATATCTTGGAAAGACTTACACttctggaatttttaaaaaatggagaaaTGACTTATCAAGGGATTTTAATACaagatgaagaattttaaaaccatttCTCTGCACAGGTAGTGGTCATTGTAGGACAGTAGAACAGATATGATGGTTACACAGGATGGTACAAGTTAAGACACCTGATCATTCAGAACTGGTTCCTTCGTGTGCAGGTTAAAACAGGAGGTCCTGTTCATTGTGATAGGTAAGTTGAGAAGTTTTATGATGTGGATAATAGATTCAACAGCAAATGCACCAAAATAGCACCAGAGTGGCGTGATGTGAAAGGGGATATTTGTGATGATCCAGATGTGCATAAACTTATTCTGAGAAAACGATAAACCTTTAAACCTTGATGAATATTTAAACTTGCAAATTTAATTGGTCAAGAGATATAatgaaacaaatataaaataacaaTAAGCTTCAGAAATGAAAAGCAAAATGCTGCAAACACTTACTTGATTTGTCACCATCAATGAACAGAAAAAAATGGACCTTTTCAGAAGAAAGCATTAACAATAGACCATATTAATAGTATGAGCAGTTCGTGTCACAAATCTGGTGGGAAAAAGAGGAAAAGATACAAATTACAATGATAGTAGGACTGGAATGGTTATAAAAGCTTCTAACAGGGTGGATGATAAGAGAACTGAGGGCCATGTCTCAGGGAAACGGAATATAGAGGTAGTTGAGGTAAAGAGCACCAATACAGATGTTCACAAGGAAAAAGGATAATGATGGCTATTAGTTGAAAGGAGGCTAAAGGGGATAAATAGATGTGGAGCTGGTGGGTTCAAAAGTGCAGTTGGATGCACACAGCACTCCACCTCAAACCACTCATCTCCCACTGAGGAAACAACTGCCCCATATATGCCTATCACCTCATCCGTCACCTCAAAACCTGAACTGAAGTAAATTATCCTGAATGCCAAGGGACtgccaaaaaaaattgtacctGCATCTACATGGCATTTAAATTGGTGAGATGATGGTAACCTGTACTTGACAATTACCCTGAAAATATCTCTTGAACATTAGGATACCCATTCTAAAGTGGAATATATACTTGTTTACGGATAATTTGCCTGTTAGTAAATGAAATGTGACTTAATAGTAGCCAGCTCCAACAGAATTGTGGCTGAATTCATTAAAGTTGTCATGAGCTAAATGACAGGATTGTCTTAAGTCTGCTAATTTAGGTTTGGTCATGTGTAGATAGTGAAGGAATGAACAAAAACATGTTATGCACTCCAAAGAAAATAAGAGTTTTAATCATTGCTCTTGCTCATCTCGGGACACCCAAGTCAAAATTGCTTGCAAATCTCAAATGGGAAAATATCTTATTTATAAGACTATTGGCAACTTTcacttttattttatattctaatCTTTATGCTTTCAAAAACAGAATTACTTTTTGCCACTCTCAATGAACCTATTCTGTGATGTCCTAGATAAAAGGAAAAGCTTGAAAGCTGAACATTAAAATTGAAGGAGTAGAATATTGTTCAGAAAGTATGCCAAATATTGTTGAAGGAAACTAAGGATCTTAAAAGACTTGTGAATTATAAATTGTGTAAATGGTTAAGCTTTTTTTTTCCGCTTCAAATTAAAATGGATTAGCTCTTAATGCAGAAGTTCACAACAATCTCATACCCATAATCCTTTCATGCACCATCTAAACATTGATTGGTATATCCTAAGAATTAACCCTAAAAGCAAACTCCACAACTCATGTACAAATATATTACCAGGTTGATGCCACATGTAAATTGGAAGAATAGccctttattttctgttttggtaatgtttaatattgatttctccagtttccatgacaccccccccccccccatgctttcATATCTCTGGCCCCATTCCTCCTCCTATTTTCTTACTCTTTCCTCCCTACCTGTCACCTACAACTTCCTTCCTCTGGACCCCATCCTTCTTATCagagtgcatctttctctgcccctCATCTAagctcctttcttttcttccacTGCCCACCCACCTGCATTCACCTGTgtttcctcccccaccctttttTTCATTTGAACAGCTGCCCAATTCTTTCTATTCCCAATGAAAGGTTTTTGGTCTGAAACATTGGGtgtattgctttccatggatgctgcttgactcgcTGAGTTGCACCATCTGTTGCTTCACAGCACAAAtgggtttttattttaaaaaaatgaattaatacTTTTCATTCTCTAGTTAATTACTTTAAATAGAGTACTTTTATGCCCTGTGCATctttacatatttttaaaattgatctCGGTAATTGTAACGATTAGACAATTGAATTGTTATATTAAAAAATCTTATCTGGAAAACTGCAGTACCCACCTTAAGATAATTGATAATCAAGAGTGAGGTAATTAAAATTAGTCAAGTATTCATTTATGGTGTGTGAAACGATTCCGTCAAACAAACTGAAGGTACCAATTTTGTTCCTGATATAAGGAAAATCTAGCAATgatcatttaaatttcaaaatgaatCTTTTATTAGGGGATTTAAAATCCAGAAATGAAAGCTACTGTTGCCCTCCCATTTTTGATTTATGGGAAAAGATCAGACAATCTTCAAAagagggacaaaaaaaaacaatgaaatggTGGGACTAATTAAAGTAGATAGATCAACTAAAGGAACAGGAGAATTCTACTCGCAGCCACAAATAAAGTCATTCAATTTTGATGTATCTGAAATTGTATTGCACTCACAGCAATtgcaggctttcctgtttaactccaatcAGCTACTCCACTGCAAAGAATTTTTGAGGGATGCCTACACTGCGGTTCTCTTTCAAGGAAGTTTTGTGAGTCTCTTTCAATGTTCCCTTTCTGCAAtctctgctgctctcaagctcttgcCTGTTAGCCGtactcctcccccctgccccttcctcctccatttccactctttttttttttaaagactttatttaaaatttttataacatgaatacaataaagaattacatttaaagaaaaatagaaaaatttttttaaaaggtatgattacattacatcagaaaactacacaaaataaccccccccgttaattgtaacacaatattaatagtctaacttaaaattagtccaacctcccccaaaataaagagtgaagaattaataaaattgacattatatatgaaaaaaatgccacttacaaaaaagagaaaaaaattctaacaaaaaaattgtcaatactaaaatatcacacttaaacatatatttaaatcaaacttaaatgcatataattagcaaacggagtccactttaacttataaaaagacatcttatcctgaattgaaaaagatatcctttccatagtcaaataaaatttcatttccaaataccacttatctaaagttagtatatttctatctttccaagtaagtgctatacatttcttagccacaactaaagctaaataaataaatgaaatctgataatcctctaaacctaaatcgattaatgattgcatgttccctagtaaaaatatatcgggatctaatactcCCCACTCTcaccctgctttttgctcatactttgactaagggctcaggcccaaaatatcctttagatgctgcatgaccagctgaatttctccagcatttttgtttattgtaccacaatcacagcctctgcagactttcctgtttaactccattaatgggacAAGTTAAATACATTTGGATAAATCAATATAAATGAATAACTGTCCCTATTGTTATGCAAGTGATGAGAGAGTTACATTGGCAATTTATAAATAACGGGCAGCAAAAGATTACCCATTGAATTTTCATGTGACATTGCAATTACATAAAATGGCCCCTGGATGGCTCTTTGGTACAGTTTTTTTCAGTTCCACAGCCTTACATTAAAATCCTGAACACTTGCTCTTTACCCTTGTGATCATTACCACCACCCCACTATTACCTGGTTCATATGACTCTCACCTTTCTGGATTTCTTTCGCTAACTTAATCAGGGATTAAGGTAGCACAAATATCCATTGCATTTCTATTGATCACCACTaaatttcctcccaccttactTTAAGTAAGGAATCCATTTCATATTTCTTTACAACATGAAAAATGGTCTTCATCCCACTTAGTCTAAGAGCAATTACGTTCCCCTATTTCCAACTATTCTCTTTCACCTGTTAACACCTCATTGATTTTTCTATCATGCAACTACCAAAGGGGCAATTTATACCAGCCATTTAACCTAACAACCAGTACATCTTTGATGGGAAACTCGAGCTTGGCATTTAATTCCCTGTCCCACTCAGGCTAATTGCTGGTCAGTTGCACTGTTCAAACACAAGATTAAAGATCTGCATTTCATCTTCCATCTGATCACTGTAGCCTTTGTTTTGCTATATTGATTTTATCTATTTAAGGTTGAGTGAAATAATAATCCACCATCTAACTGTTCAAAATTCCTGATGGCTTGGCAAACAACATCTGTAGTGTTCCCTCTCCACTCCCCAATATTTTCAACCTACCTAGTTCACTGGAACAGTTATCAcactgtaaaatttaaaaaaaacaaaattgaaagaatatcaAAGTTTTAATGGCACATCCAAAAATGCATTAAATCTGATAATCCAGAACTAAAGACCAACCATACTTCAGTACACAAACATGctaaagaaattcagcaggtcatgctgcatccataaggataaccaacatttttgcTTGGGCCATTTGACAGGTATTGTAATATGTTTTTGTAAGAACTGGATAGTTATAGagtaatgaatattttggattttcCTCACTCTATGGACATTGCCAACAGGCTGGGAATTTCCATCATATCGTTCCTTGGATTCCAAATTCAACAAATTCCAATTTCAACAATTCTGACCCTTTATTTTCTCCCTCTAACAGGTCTCATTTAACTTTTAACCAGATGACCCTGTAAACAATGGAATCACCTTGGTCTAACCTAGGCTTCACCCAATTCTCTTTGTTCTATTCCTTCCACACCCTTAAAAACCAACATTTTTTGTTCTATTCTAAAGATGAATCATCGACCTGAAATATTaagtttctctttctacagatggtGCAGGACCTTTTGAGTACTTTCTAAAATCCTGACAACAGAAACACCAGATAGCTTAAACAATGTCCAAATTTGTACTTCAACATTAGCTTGCACCAACATACTTTATCTTGTTCTTTCAGCATTACTGGTTTCCTTTCTCCctgatgcctgctgacatttttccatactttgatgaagggctcaagactgaaatgttgattatgtacctttttacctttgctatataaagtacattttgacctgctgagtttctccagctttttgtttttacttcaa from Narcine bancroftii isolate sNarBan1 chromosome 10, sNarBan1.hap1, whole genome shotgun sequence encodes the following:
- the LOC138744147 gene encoding zinc finger protein Pegasus-like, yielding MREKRNDSVDFVKDFQEYLTQQTQHVNMISGSVCNEKEPEVLQPAGTENHQNGIHPASVEVSLDDGSGMIGDGPERTADGKLKCQYCNYASKGIARLMEHTRMHTGEKPHRCHLCPFASAYERHLEAHMRSHRGEKPYKCELCSFRCSDQSNLSHHRRRRHKLLPLKGRRTSLTNKRMMGILQKKSGYSLSYGRRPMINFSSLPMLVQKTDYLDEFSHNLPAESYESLGKAQTSGISRDIQDMVDNPLNQLSALAGQLSSLAHDDQAPASSDVASCRDEKPYVTQISIAPNVSTVVSSVAQSSSNVSPDRHPVHNQRNFSPVAGPSSEHSAHMSSPCMTNSQPSTPTPPIQVQDPQLLHHCQHCDMYFADNILYTIHMGCHGYENPFQCNICGCKCKNQYDFACHFARGQHKQI